One genomic segment of Methanosarcinales archaeon includes these proteins:
- a CDS encoding 50S ribosomal protein L1, whose amino-acid sequence MTFEQTLEAVKQALDKAPERKFKENFDLAINLKSIDMSIPANRVDEEIILPNGLGKSIKIAVFAKGDIAQRATAAGAEVIIDPEEIDGLKDDKTRARGLANEIDSFVAEVAYMPSIAKALGPVLGSRGKMPEPLTPDKNIEDIIRKAKNSIRVRSKDKLTFHLPVGRRDMEPEKLAQNVETIISRVEHKLEKGRQNIKSIYVKTTMGPAVKVI is encoded by the coding sequence ATGACATTCGAACAAACATTAGAAGCAGTTAAACAGGCGCTAGATAAGGCGCCTGAGCGAAAATTTAAAGAGAATTTTGATCTGGCAATCAATCTTAAGAGTATTGATATGAGCATTCCAGCAAATCGTGTGGATGAGGAGATCATTCTTCCCAACGGTCTGGGAAAATCTATTAAAATTGCTGTTTTTGCTAAAGGTGATATTGCTCAGAGAGCTACGGCTGCTGGCGCTGAAGTGATTATCGATCCCGAAGAGATCGATGGGCTTAAGGATGATAAAACAAGAGCTCGTGGACTTGCAAATGAGATCGATTCCTTTGTAGCAGAAGTAGCATACATGCCCTCCATTGCCAAGGCACTTGGACCCGTTTTGGGTTCCAGGGGAAAGATGCCTGAACCGCTGACACCAGATAAGAACATTGAAGATATTATTAGAAAGGCTAAAAATTCGATCAGGGTACGAAGCAAGGACAAACTAACTTTTCATCTTCCAGTGGGACGCAGGGATATGGAACCTGAAAAACTGGCACAAAATGTTGAGACCATTATTTCAAGAGTCGAACATAAACTGGAAAAGGGAAGGCAGAATATCAAGTCGATCTATGTCAAGACCACCATGGGGCCGGCAGTGAAGGTGATCTGA